From Paenibacillus sp. PK3_47, the proteins below share one genomic window:
- a CDS encoding response regulator, translated as MDFPVNILLVDDHPENLMAIEAILSGEPYRLVRAYSGIEALRCLLEEEFAVIVMAVQMPGMDGLETARIIRTREKSKYVPIIFVTSASDTMEQIFSGYSVGAMDYMTKPFVPPIFKSKIEGYVSLYEANNILQIQSEMLKKQTRQLEKTNQALSRAKEAAEVASRVKSEFLAMMSHEIRTPLNGIIGMSDLLLTSGLPDEYADMAEIIHTSGNALLSIINHILDFSKIESGKMELEEVPFSLQQCLAETVNLFTARIRGQNLEIAVLMDPSLPPYLLGDVNRLGQVLNNLVGNAVKFTHEGSVYIMVNKLAETANTLTLEFTVKDTGIGIPPDKIPELFQPFSQLDASTTRKFGGTGLGLSISKSLVELMGGTIRAEPSEEPGATFIFTIEAKLFQGQDSFVRNDQEPPETESRSGSYGAVPMRMLVAEEDSVSRKLMKQLLETLGTAADLAENCAELMAAVEVDAYDMLFLDLRIPLREGWEIVRKIRKKHRNKHPVIIGMTPNVSREMMQQCLSSGMDDFIVKPVRREDIIQVIQKYAMEQGQR; from the coding sequence ATGGATTTTCCAGTCAATATCCTGCTCGTAGACGATCACCCGGAGAACCTGATGGCCATAGAGGCAATCCTCAGCGGAGAACCTTACCGGCTGGTCCGGGCGTATTCCGGGATTGAGGCTTTGCGCTGCTTATTGGAAGAAGAGTTTGCCGTCATTGTTATGGCGGTGCAAATGCCCGGAATGGACGGGCTGGAGACAGCGAGAATTATCCGGACCCGGGAGAAGTCCAAATATGTGCCCATCATCTTTGTGACATCCGCCAGCGATACGATGGAGCAGATCTTTTCCGGCTATTCCGTCGGTGCGATGGATTATATGACAAAGCCGTTCGTCCCGCCTATTTTTAAATCCAAAATCGAGGGATATGTCAGTCTGTATGAAGCCAATAATATCCTTCAGATCCAAAGCGAAATGCTGAAGAAGCAGACGAGGCAGCTGGAAAAAACAAATCAGGCGCTCAGCCGGGCCAAAGAAGCAGCGGAGGTTGCCTCGCGTGTAAAATCGGAATTCCTGGCCATGATGAGCCACGAAATCCGGACTCCCCTGAATGGGATCATAGGGATGTCCGACCTGCTCCTGACCTCCGGTTTGCCTGATGAATACGCTGACATGGCAGAGATCATTCACACAAGCGGCAATGCCCTGCTCTCTATCATCAACCATATTCTGGACTTTTCCAAGATCGAATCCGGAAAAATGGAACTCGAGGAGGTGCCGTTCTCGCTCCAGCAATGCCTGGCCGAAACCGTCAATTTGTTTACAGCCAGAATCAGGGGACAGAACCTGGAAATAGCGGTACTTATGGATCCTTCGCTGCCGCCTTATTTACTGGGGGATGTGAACCGTCTGGGCCAGGTACTGAATAATCTGGTGGGCAATGCGGTAAAGTTCACACATGAGGGCAGTGTATACATAATGGTTAACAAGCTGGCGGAGACAGCGAATACGCTGACGCTTGAATTTACGGTTAAAGATACCGGCATCGGAATCCCTCCGGACAAAATACCGGAGCTGTTCCAGCCCTTCTCCCAGCTGGATGCTTCAACCACACGCAAGTTCGGGGGAACGGGCCTCGGATTATCGATCAGCAAATCCCTGGTTGAACTGATGGGCGGAACGATCCGGGCAGAGCCTTCGGAAGAACCCGGCGCAACGTTCATTTTTACAATTGAAGCCAAGCTGTTCCAGGGTCAGGACTCCTTCGTCCGGAATGATCAGGAGCCGCCGGAAACGGAGAGCAGGAGCGGAAGCTACGGGGCAGTCCCGATGCGGATGCTGGTTGCAGAAGAGGACAGCGTGAGCCGGAAGCTGATGAAGCAGCTGCTGGAAACATTGGGCACGGCTGCCGATCTGGCGGAGAATTGTGCAGAGCTGATGGCAGCCGTAGAGGTTGATGCTTACGATATGCTTTTTCTTGATCTCCGTATTCCCCTCCGTGAGGGCTGGGAGATTGTCCGGAAGATCAGAAAGAAGCACAGGAACAAGCATCCTGTGATCATCGGGATGACGCCGAATGTATCCCGGGAAATGATGCAGCAGTGCTTGTCCTCAGGCATGGATGATTTTATCGTAAAGCCGGTCCGGAGGGAAGACATCATACAGGTCATACAAAAATATGCGATGGAACAGGGGCAAAGGTAA
- a CDS encoding methyl-accepting chemotaxis protein, whose translation MKLTIRMKLLTGFLLVAALLAFVSTYALTQIHEMADTSESIDHKWMPSVSLLGMMNGDISDVERLSLAIIVEADENETAKMYDALLQLQVKIEDERKKLIPLIEDSPEAMVLYNTFGTNYEAYLAKMPAFIQQGQDNNFEEASKLHTEAYPLWFTANDTIAQLITMSNELSGQVTQDSLSEANHAFIIILAVTIIAFLIALFIAFFISSMISRPIKKMNAAAVLIANGDLAGESITLKNKDELGTLAASFNTMTGNLRAMIQSVSMTSEHVAASSEELLASAEQNTRASEQISETVEQLAVGTTEQVNIVKRSSQAMNEMALGSEQIAQLAQSVSVSAVDAANQSAEGNQIIRQAVEQMSSVRTSIASLTELVTGLGERSAEIGSITEVINNIARQTNLLALNAAIEAARAGEHGRGFAVVAGEVRKLAEVSAESAQKITELVQLIQNDTDHAVQAVKVNSSETEAGIEMVTAAGQAFEQISDAVNKVAGEIQEVSAGSEQMSASTDEVVHYVEEISTIAEEASGGVHNVSAATEEQLASMEEIASSAGALSRMAEELQEQINKFKV comes from the coding sequence TTGAAGCTGACGATTCGCATGAAATTATTGACCGGTTTTTTGTTAGTGGCTGCACTGCTGGCCTTTGTAAGTACTTATGCTTTAACCCAGATTCATGAAATGGCTGATACTTCTGAATCTATCGATCATAAATGGATGCCGAGCGTCAGTCTGCTTGGAATGATGAACGGGGATATCTCGGATGTGGAACGTCTGTCCCTTGCCATTATTGTTGAGGCAGATGAGAATGAGACGGCGAAGATGTATGATGCATTGCTGCAGCTCCAGGTCAAAATTGAGGATGAACGCAAAAAACTGATTCCGCTGATTGAGGATAGTCCCGAAGCCATGGTATTGTACAATACTTTCGGCACCAACTATGAGGCGTATTTAGCAAAAATGCCTGCGTTTATCCAACAGGGCCAGGATAATAATTTTGAGGAAGCCAGCAAGCTCCATACAGAGGCTTATCCGCTATGGTTTACAGCAAACGATACTATCGCCCAGCTGATTACGATGAGCAATGAATTATCGGGGCAGGTGACACAGGATTCCTTGTCAGAAGCAAACCACGCATTTATTATCATTTTGGCGGTAACGATTATCGCCTTCCTGATCGCCTTATTCATTGCCTTCTTTATTTCAAGTATGATCTCAAGACCTATTAAGAAGATGAATGCTGCAGCGGTACTTATTGCGAACGGTGATCTGGCCGGGGAAAGCATTACGCTAAAAAACAAAGATGAACTCGGCACACTGGCTGCTTCCTTTAATACGATGACAGGTAACCTGCGTGCGATGATCCAGTCTGTGTCCATGACTTCCGAACATGTAGCCGCCTCTTCGGAAGAACTGCTCGCAAGTGCAGAGCAGAATACGAGAGCCTCCGAGCAAATCTCTGAAACCGTAGAGCAGCTCGCTGTAGGTACAACGGAGCAAGTGAACATTGTGAAGCGTTCCTCACAGGCCATGAACGAAATGGCCTTGGGATCTGAGCAAATCGCACAGCTCGCCCAAAGTGTATCAGTATCTGCTGTAGATGCCGCGAATCAATCGGCTGAAGGGAATCAGATTATCCGTCAGGCCGTGGAACAAATGAGCTCAGTCCGTACGTCCATAGCTTCCCTGACAGAGCTGGTTACGGGGCTGGGAGAACGTTCTGCAGAGATTGGCAGTATTACCGAAGTTATTAATAATATCGCCCGCCAGACCAATCTGCTTGCCTTAAATGCGGCAATCGAAGCTGCACGTGCGGGTGAGCACGGCCGGGGTTTCGCGGTTGTTGCCGGAGAAGTACGTAAACTGGCGGAGGTATCCGCAGAATCTGCACAGAAAATTACAGAACTCGTGCAGCTGATTCAGAATGACACCGATCATGCGGTACAGGCTGTAAAAGTGAACAGCAGTGAAACCGAAGCCGGCATTGAGATGGTTACTGCTGCAGGGCAGGCGTTTGAACAAATCTCAGATGCCGTAAATAAGGTCGCTGGCGAAATTCAGGAAGTATCTGCCGGGTCGGAACAAATGTCTGCCAGCACGGATGAAGTGGTCCATTATGTGGAGGAAATCTCCACCATTGCTGAAGAAGCATCCGGAGGCGTACACAATGTATCTGCTGCAACTGAGGAGCAGCTGGCTTCCATGGAAGAGATTGCATCGTCAGCAGGTGCTCTCTCCAGGATGGCAGAAGAATTGCAGGAGCAGATCAATAAATTCAAAGTATAA